A single genomic interval of Pangasianodon hypophthalmus isolate fPanHyp1 chromosome 8, fPanHyp1.pri, whole genome shotgun sequence harbors:
- the rab3c gene encoding ras-related protein Rab-3C isoform X1 has protein sequence MDLYGKMAATQDGKQKDNSDQNFDYMFKLLIIGNSSVGKTSFLFRYADDSFTSAFVSTVGIDFRVKTVYRNDKSIKLQIWDTAGQERYRTITTAYYRGAMGFILMYDITNEESFAAVQDWSTQIKTYSWDNAQVILVGNKCDMEEERIVSVDSGRLLAEQLGFEFFETSAKDNINVKQTFECLVDVICDKMADSLESNPAETTGTPTTKLSDNAVPPQQSECSC, from the exons ATGGATTTATATGGGAAG ATGGCTGCCACTCAAGATGGTAAACAGAAAGATAACTCAGATCAAAACTTTGACTACATGTTCAAACTGTTAATCATCGGGAACAGCAGTGTTGGTAAAACATCATTCCTGTTCCGCTACGCCGATGACTCTTTTACATCAGCTTTCGTCAGCACTGTGGGGATCGACTTCAGGGTCAAAACCGTGTACAGGAACGACAAGAGCATCAAGTTGCAGATCTGG GACACAGCAGGCCAGGAGCGCTACAGGACCATCACTACAGCTTACTATCGTGGAGCCATGGGATTCATCCTCATGTATGATATCACTAACGAGGAGTCCTTCGCTGCTGTGCAAGACTG GTCAACTCAGATTAAGACTTACTCATGGGACAATGCCCAGGTGATCCTAGTTGGAAACAAATGTGACATGGAGGAGGAGAGAATAGTGTCTGTGGACAGTGGAAGACTCCTGGCAGAACAGCTGG GTTTCGAGTTCTTTGAGACAAGTGCGAAGGACAATATTAACGTCAAGCAGACGTTTGAGTGCCTGGTGGACGTTATCTGCGATAAAATGGCTGACAGCCTTGAGAGCAACCCTGCTGAAACCACAGGAACACCCACAACCAAACTGAGCGACAACGCTGTACCGCCCCAGCAGTCTGAGTGCAGCTGCTAG
- the rab3c gene encoding ras-related protein Rab-3C isoform X2 produces MAATQDGKQKDNSDQNFDYMFKLLIIGNSSVGKTSFLFRYADDSFTSAFVSTVGIDFRVKTVYRNDKSIKLQIWDTAGQERYRTITTAYYRGAMGFILMYDITNEESFAAVQDWSTQIKTYSWDNAQVILVGNKCDMEEERIVSVDSGRLLAEQLGFEFFETSAKDNINVKQTFECLVDVICDKMADSLESNPAETTGTPTTKLSDNAVPPQQSECSC; encoded by the exons ATGGCTGCCACTCAAGATGGTAAACAGAAAGATAACTCAGATCAAAACTTTGACTACATGTTCAAACTGTTAATCATCGGGAACAGCAGTGTTGGTAAAACATCATTCCTGTTCCGCTACGCCGATGACTCTTTTACATCAGCTTTCGTCAGCACTGTGGGGATCGACTTCAGGGTCAAAACCGTGTACAGGAACGACAAGAGCATCAAGTTGCAGATCTGG GACACAGCAGGCCAGGAGCGCTACAGGACCATCACTACAGCTTACTATCGTGGAGCCATGGGATTCATCCTCATGTATGATATCACTAACGAGGAGTCCTTCGCTGCTGTGCAAGACTG GTCAACTCAGATTAAGACTTACTCATGGGACAATGCCCAGGTGATCCTAGTTGGAAACAAATGTGACATGGAGGAGGAGAGAATAGTGTCTGTGGACAGTGGAAGACTCCTGGCAGAACAGCTGG GTTTCGAGTTCTTTGAGACAAGTGCGAAGGACAATATTAACGTCAAGCAGACGTTTGAGTGCCTGGTGGACGTTATCTGCGATAAAATGGCTGACAGCCTTGAGAGCAACCCTGCTGAAACCACAGGAACACCCACAACCAAACTGAGCGACAACGCTGTACCGCCCCAGCAGTCTGAGTGCAGCTGCTAG